One stretch of Amycolatopsis tolypomycina DNA includes these proteins:
- a CDS encoding aldo/keto reductase, translating to MQYRTLGRTGVQVSTLALGAMNFGAIGNTGQDEATAIVDAALAAGVNLIDTADMYGQGESEVLVGRAIAGRRDDIVLATKATMPMGEERNHRGNSRRWLVRALDDSLRRLDVDHVDLYQIHRWDPATSDEEALSALTDLQRAGKIRYFGSSTFPAYRIVQAQWAAREHRLGRYVTEQPSYSILQRGIEAHVLPVTEEYGMGVLAWSPLASGWLSGAVRAGREFSGNRAKVLPQRFDLGIPANRARLDAVEKLVKVADAAGLTLIQLALGFVTAHPAVTSALIGPRTLAHLHSQLAAADTVLSADILDEIDTIVAPGVDLAPDEKFDTPPALLDPTLRRRR from the coding sequence ATGCAGTACCGCACCTTGGGCCGCACCGGCGTCCAGGTCAGCACCCTCGCGCTCGGCGCGATGAACTTCGGCGCCATCGGGAACACCGGCCAGGACGAGGCCACCGCCATCGTCGACGCCGCACTGGCAGCCGGCGTCAACCTGATCGACACCGCGGACATGTACGGCCAGGGCGAGTCGGAGGTGCTGGTCGGCCGGGCGATCGCCGGCCGCCGCGACGACATCGTGCTGGCCACGAAGGCGACCATGCCGATGGGCGAGGAGCGCAACCACCGCGGCAACTCGCGCCGCTGGCTGGTCCGCGCGCTCGACGACAGCCTGCGCCGCCTCGACGTGGACCACGTCGACCTCTACCAGATCCACCGCTGGGACCCGGCGACGAGCGACGAGGAAGCGCTTTCCGCCCTGACGGACCTGCAGCGCGCGGGCAAGATCCGCTACTTCGGGTCGTCGACGTTCCCCGCGTACCGCATCGTCCAGGCGCAGTGGGCGGCCCGCGAGCACCGCCTGGGCCGGTACGTCACCGAGCAGCCGAGTTATTCGATCCTGCAGCGCGGCATCGAAGCCCACGTGCTGCCGGTGACGGAGGAGTACGGCATGGGCGTGCTGGCCTGGAGCCCGCTGGCGTCGGGCTGGCTGTCGGGCGCGGTCCGCGCGGGCCGGGAGTTCAGCGGCAACCGCGCCAAGGTCCTGCCGCAGCGCTTCGACCTCGGCATCCCGGCCAACCGCGCCCGGCTCGACGCCGTCGAAAAGCTGGTCAAGGTGGCCGACGCGGCGGGCCTCACGCTGATCCAGCTCGCCCTCGGCTTCGTCACCGCACACCCCGCCGTGACGAGCGCGCTCATCGGCCCCCGCACCCTCGCCCACCTGCATTCCCAGCTCGCGGCGGCCGACACGGTGTTGTCGGCGGACATCCTGGACGAGATCGACACCATCGTCGCGCCCGGCGTGGACCTGGCCCCGGACGAGAAGTTCGACACCCCACCGGCCCTGCTCGACCCGACCCTGCGGCGGCGCCGATGA
- a CDS encoding cytochrome P450, with product MTPSHTDQLPRFPFEAASALEPPAEWAEFREKCPVARVALASGDEAALITRYDDVKSVLSDPRFTRPTAGDNAARVADTESGGVFNSEMASVLPQHGEDHLTWRRMIGKWFTAKRMNALRPGMAAMAEQLIDEMVAKGAPGDLKAGLAFPLPVWVICDMLGVPDTDRDRFAHWSDVMLSMTRYTQAEFDAAQAEFGRYMGGHIAAKRAEPGDDILSALIADGDGWSDAKLAATGIGLLIAGHETTANMIAKMTAMLLADRSRWERLLADPSLVRTAVEEALRADANAGVGMTRYLTEDFEVGGTVLPAGTTAMCSMAAANRDEGVFADAAGVDLGRSPNPHLAFGAGAHACLGQPLARTELQVVLEVLLRKLPTLELAVPAGELRRIEGLAVGGLRELPVRW from the coding sequence ATGACGCCAAGCCACACCGACCAGCTGCCGCGTTTCCCGTTCGAGGCCGCCTCGGCGCTGGAGCCGCCCGCCGAGTGGGCCGAGTTCCGCGAGAAGTGCCCGGTCGCGCGCGTCGCACTGGCCAGTGGCGACGAAGCCGCCCTGATCACCCGCTACGACGACGTCAAGAGCGTGCTGTCCGACCCGCGCTTCACCCGGCCGACCGCGGGCGACAACGCGGCCCGGGTCGCGGACACCGAGTCGGGCGGGGTGTTCAACAGCGAGATGGCGTCCGTGCTCCCGCAGCACGGCGAAGACCACCTGACGTGGCGCCGCATGATCGGCAAGTGGTTCACCGCCAAGCGGATGAACGCGCTGCGGCCCGGGATGGCGGCGATGGCCGAGCAGCTCATCGACGAGATGGTCGCGAAGGGCGCGCCCGGTGACCTCAAGGCGGGCCTGGCCTTCCCGCTGCCGGTCTGGGTCATCTGCGACATGCTCGGCGTGCCGGACACCGACCGCGACCGGTTCGCGCACTGGTCCGACGTCATGCTCAGCATGACCCGCTACACCCAGGCCGAGTTCGACGCGGCGCAGGCGGAGTTCGGCCGGTACATGGGCGGGCACATCGCGGCCAAGCGGGCCGAGCCGGGCGACGACATCCTCAGCGCGCTGATCGCCGACGGCGACGGCTGGTCCGACGCGAAGCTCGCCGCCACCGGCATCGGCCTGCTCATCGCCGGGCACGAGACCACCGCGAACATGATCGCGAAGATGACGGCGATGCTGCTGGCCGACCGGAGCCGGTGGGAGCGGCTGCTGGCCGACCCGTCGCTGGTGCGCACGGCGGTCGAGGAGGCGCTGCGGGCGGACGCCAACGCGGGTGTCGGCATGACGCGCTACCTGACCGAGGACTTCGAGGTCGGCGGCACGGTGCTGCCGGCGGGCACCACGGCGATGTGCAGCATGGCCGCGGCCAACCGCGACGAGGGCGTCTTCGCCGACGCCGCCGGCGTGGACCTGGGCCGCAGTCCGAACCCGCACCTGGCCTTCGGTGCCGGCGCGCACGCGTGCCTCGGGCAGCCGCTGGCCCGCACCGAGCTGCAGGTCGTGCTGGAGGTGCTGCTGCGCAAGCTGCCGACGCTGGAGCTGGCGGTCCCGGCGGGCGAGCTGCGGCGGATCGAGGGGCTCGCCGTCGGCGGCCTGCGGGAACTGCCCGTCCGCTGGTGA
- a CDS encoding SRPBCC family protein, whose product MNPGRAQTRTISVAAPPARVVEYLSDPRHIPEWAPGFATAVDHDHDDIWRVHTENGPQRVAVRVAAEHGVVDVVSADSPNLGLFTRVVPNLTGAELIFSLFFPADTDPAAVAAQMAVVGEELRAVRDRVESRR is encoded by the coding sequence ATGAACCCAGGACGCGCCCAGACGCGCACCATCTCCGTCGCCGCCCCGCCCGCGCGGGTTGTCGAGTACCTCTCCGATCCGCGGCACATTCCCGAATGGGCGCCGGGCTTCGCCACCGCCGTCGACCATGACCATGACGACATCTGGCGCGTCCACACCGAGAACGGCCCTCAGCGGGTTGCCGTGCGTGTGGCGGCCGAACACGGCGTCGTCGACGTTGTCAGTGCCGATTCCCCGAACCTGGGCCTGTTCACCCGCGTCGTGCCGAACCTGACCGGCGCCGAACTGATCTTCAGCCTGTTCTTCCCCGCGGACACCGACCCGGCGGCGGTCGCCGCACAGATGGCGGTCGTCGGCGAGGAGCTGCGGGCCGTGCGCGACCGCGTCGAGAGCCGCCGGTGA
- the glmS gene encoding glutamine--fructose-6-phosphate transaminase (isomerizing) yields the protein MCGIVGYIGGQNAAPILLEGLTRLEYRGYDSAGIAVLGAKGAPQVHRVVGRVRNLAAALPKRLAGKVGIGHTRWATHGPASEANAHPHTSEDGRICVVHNGIIDNADTLRAQLADAGVTLTSETDTEVLAHLIARSAAETLEDAVVEAVSRVTGTYAIAVTDSAHPDRLVIARNGSPLIIGVGEREMFVASDLAALVRHTSQVAHLDDGEFATVFATGYRTFTVDESDTTKPATEIDIDAEDLDLGGYPHYMAKEIQEQPECVERIIRGRLDDRFGVARLDGLNLTPRELRGFARVKILGCGSAYYVGQIGATMIEELARIPADAEAASEFRYRNPIIEADTLYIAVSQSGETIDTAFAVEEIKRKGGRVVGLVNVVGSTIARACEGGVYLHAGPEIAVASTKALTNMAVGFALIALALGRVRDLSNADGQRIIDAIRALPGQIKSILDFEPEIAEHAKTVAAAKSLFFVGRVRGYPVAREGAQKFKEISYRHAEAYQTSELKHGPLALIDESLPTVAVVPSDELTERNLAAVQQIKARGGAVLAVTHENVDFGELDVPRIVVPKTEPELDPILLTIPLQLLAYHAALTLGYDIDKPRNLAKSVTVE from the coding sequence ATGTGCGGAATCGTCGGCTACATCGGCGGCCAGAACGCCGCCCCCATCCTGCTCGAGGGCCTGACCCGGCTCGAGTACCGCGGCTACGACTCCGCCGGCATCGCCGTCCTCGGCGCGAAGGGCGCCCCCCAGGTCCACCGGGTCGTCGGCCGGGTGCGCAACCTCGCCGCCGCGCTGCCGAAACGACTCGCCGGCAAGGTGGGCATCGGGCACACGCGCTGGGCCACGCACGGCCCCGCGTCGGAGGCCAACGCGCACCCGCACACCTCCGAGGACGGCCGGATCTGCGTCGTCCACAACGGCATCATCGACAACGCCGACACGCTGCGCGCCCAGCTCGCCGACGCCGGCGTCACCCTCACCTCCGAGACCGACACCGAGGTCCTCGCCCACCTGATCGCGCGCTCGGCCGCCGAAACCCTCGAAGACGCCGTCGTCGAGGCGGTCTCGCGGGTCACCGGCACGTACGCGATCGCCGTCACCGACAGCGCGCACCCGGACCGCCTGGTCATCGCCCGCAACGGCTCGCCGCTGATCATCGGCGTCGGCGAGCGGGAGATGTTCGTCGCCAGCGACCTCGCCGCGCTCGTCCGGCACACCTCGCAGGTCGCGCACCTCGACGACGGCGAGTTCGCGACGGTCTTCGCCACCGGCTACCGCACCTTCACCGTCGACGAGAGCGACACCACCAAGCCGGCCACCGAGATCGACATCGACGCCGAGGACCTCGACCTCGGCGGCTACCCGCACTACATGGCCAAGGAGATCCAGGAACAGCCCGAATGCGTCGAGCGGATCATCCGCGGCCGGCTCGACGACCGGTTCGGCGTCGCCCGCCTCGACGGGCTCAACCTGACGCCGCGCGAGCTGCGCGGGTTCGCCCGCGTGAAGATCCTCGGCTGCGGCTCCGCCTACTACGTCGGCCAGATCGGCGCGACGATGATCGAGGAGCTGGCCCGGATCCCGGCCGACGCCGAAGCCGCGTCGGAGTTCCGCTACCGCAACCCGATCATCGAGGCCGACACGCTCTACATCGCGGTCAGCCAGTCGGGCGAGACGATCGACACCGCCTTCGCCGTCGAGGAGATCAAGCGCAAGGGCGGCCGGGTCGTCGGCCTGGTCAACGTCGTCGGCTCGACGATCGCCCGCGCCTGCGAAGGCGGCGTCTACCTGCACGCCGGCCCGGAGATCGCGGTCGCCTCGACCAAGGCGCTGACCAACATGGCCGTCGGGTTCGCGCTGATCGCGCTGGCGCTGGGCCGGGTGCGCGACCTGTCCAACGCGGACGGTCAGCGGATCATCGACGCGATCCGCGCGCTGCCGGGCCAGATCAAGTCCATTCTGGACTTCGAGCCCGAGATCGCCGAGCACGCGAAGACCGTCGCCGCCGCGAAGAGCCTGTTCTTCGTCGGCCGCGTCCGCGGCTACCCGGTGGCCCGCGAGGGCGCGCAGAAGTTCAAGGAGATCTCCTACCGGCACGCCGAGGCGTACCAGACCTCCGAGCTCAAGCACGGCCCGCTCGCCCTGATCGACGAGTCGCTCCCGACGGTCGCCGTGGTGCCCTCGGACGAGCTGACCGAGCGCAACCTGGCCGCGGTCCAGCAGATCAAGGCCCGCGGCGGCGCGGTGCTGGCCGTCACCCACGAGAACGTCGACTTCGGCGAGCTCGACGTCCCGCGGATCGTGGTGCCCAAGACCGAGCCGGAGCTCGACCCGATCCTGCTCACCATCCCGCTGCAGCTGCTCGCCTACCACGCGGCGCTGACCCTGGGCTACGACATCGACAAGCCGCGGAACCTGGCGAAGTCCGTCACCGTCGAGTAG
- a CDS encoding transposase: MVRRQRRYSPELKAEVVKAVLEGGSSFSEAARDFDLVPQTVHNWVTAEKKRRDAARPAGAGGREAELERRVQELEQENAFLKKAAAFFAKEQR; this comes from the coding sequence ATGGTCAGGAGACAGCGAAGGTATTCGCCGGAGTTGAAGGCGGAGGTCGTCAAGGCGGTCCTCGAGGGCGGGTCAAGTTTCAGTGAGGCGGCCCGGGATTTCGACCTGGTCCCGCAGACGGTGCATAACTGGGTGACCGCGGAGAAAAAGAGGAGAGACGCGGCCCGGCCGGCCGGGGCCGGGGGCCGGGAAGCTGAACTGGAACGGCGTGTCCAGGAGCTGGAACAGGAAAACGCGTTCCTGAAAAAAGCGGCGGCCTTCTTCGCGAAGGAACAACGGTAG
- a CDS encoding IS3 family transposase, with amino-acid sequence MAAEKAHFDVTWMCRLLGVSRSGFYDWERRVVSAQARRREMLTAQIRAVFDSSHRTYGYRRVHAELQRSGVRVDDELVRRLMRTAGLLPVQVKPWRGLTVAGRAAGTIPDLLGRDFTAPAPGAKMVGDITQVNTGEGPLFLATVIDCYSKTILGWSVDKRYDTGLVSAAMTMAADRIPLPEGAIFHSDRGSQYTSYAFSRLLGQENIRQSVGRTGICYDNAMAESFFGKLKAEWIHHRTFATRTEARREIIKFIEGFYNTRRLHSALEYRPPREVLDEWFTQHQAA; translated from the coding sequence ATCGCGGCGGAGAAGGCCCATTTCGATGTCACCTGGATGTGCCGGTTGCTCGGCGTGTCCCGTTCGGGGTTCTATGACTGGGAGCGCCGGGTGGTGTCGGCGCAAGCGCGGCGCCGGGAAATGCTGACGGCGCAGATTCGGGCGGTGTTCGACTCTTCGCATCGCACCTACGGGTATCGGCGGGTGCATGCGGAACTGCAGCGCAGTGGCGTGCGGGTGGACGACGAGCTGGTGCGGCGCCTGATGCGCACCGCCGGCCTGCTTCCGGTGCAGGTCAAGCCCTGGCGGGGGCTGACCGTAGCCGGCCGCGCCGCAGGCACGATCCCGGACCTGCTCGGGCGGGACTTCACCGCGCCGGCGCCGGGGGCGAAGATGGTCGGTGACATCACGCAGGTCAACACCGGCGAAGGCCCGCTGTTCCTCGCGACAGTGATCGACTGCTATTCGAAAACCATTCTGGGATGGAGTGTGGACAAGCGCTACGACACCGGCCTGGTATCCGCGGCCATGACAATGGCCGCCGACCGTATCCCGTTGCCCGAGGGGGCGATATTCCACTCCGACCGCGGCAGCCAATACACCTCCTACGCGTTCTCTCGCCTGCTGGGTCAGGAAAATATCCGGCAATCGGTCGGGCGGACCGGGATCTGTTACGACAACGCCATGGCCGAATCCTTCTTCGGAAAACTCAAAGCAGAATGGATACACCACCGCACCTTTGCCACCCGGACCGAAGCCCGCCGCGAGATCATCAAGTTCATCGAAGGCTTCTACAACACACGCCGGCTACATTCAGCACTCGAATACCGGCCACCACGCGAAGTACTCGACGAATGGTTCACCCAACACCAAGCAGCATGA
- a CDS encoding BNR repeat-containing protein, with translation MATKRALSRILGVLVAAAVPLVPAAPAEAAVSVVKIADTRLDATALYFVSYDGLVNNDSFQQSGIFSYAGYQYATWYTADRSAVVARRAGGAGAWQTVKLPHKLTVDDSHNVISMGVSPDDGRLHVAMDTHNNQVYYVESVAGLLSAPASHDWTASAFGGVQRTLDGVDLGAITYPQFVVTPERKLQLSYRTGGSGNGTNELAEYSGGSWRKLGKWSSATGSWTANGVTSTTRNMYLHGITYGPGGRLHTTFTWREGNTGVLCNSGGLANHDTGYAYSDDRGRTWRNNAGAVVGTTGGTPVSVSSPGTVVDPLGVDHALMNQESQAVDSAGQPHAVISYVPGRFTQCVTNYAAQRRQYGRTFFLSRAADGTWTKREVPVAPESSQRTKLVFDRGDNAYLVMPYGRIVAATRASGWTDWKTVYSPDLNAFGEVDVDDSRLAADGVISVMYQQTSSGTTPSPIRVADFRLG, from the coding sequence ATGGCCACGAAGAGAGCGCTTTCTCGGATCCTCGGCGTGCTGGTGGCCGCGGCGGTGCCGCTGGTGCCCGCCGCGCCCGCCGAAGCCGCCGTGTCCGTGGTCAAGATCGCCGATACCCGGCTCGACGCGACCGCGCTGTACTTCGTCTCCTACGACGGGCTGGTGAACAACGACTCCTTCCAGCAGAGCGGCATCTTCAGCTACGCGGGCTACCAGTACGCCACCTGGTACACCGCCGACCGCAGTGCCGTGGTCGCCCGGCGGGCCGGTGGCGCGGGGGCGTGGCAGACCGTGAAACTGCCGCACAAGCTGACCGTCGACGACTCGCACAACGTCATCTCGATGGGCGTCTCGCCCGACGACGGCCGGCTGCACGTGGCCATGGACACCCACAACAACCAGGTCTACTACGTCGAGTCGGTGGCCGGGCTGCTGTCCGCGCCCGCGTCGCACGACTGGACGGCGTCGGCGTTCGGCGGGGTGCAGCGCACGCTGGACGGCGTCGACCTCGGGGCGATCACCTACCCGCAGTTCGTCGTGACGCCGGAGCGGAAGCTGCAGCTGAGCTACCGCACCGGCGGCTCCGGCAACGGCACCAACGAGCTCGCGGAGTACAGCGGCGGCAGCTGGCGCAAGCTGGGGAAGTGGTCGTCGGCGACCGGTTCCTGGACGGCGAACGGCGTCACCAGCACCACGCGCAACATGTACCTGCACGGCATCACCTACGGGCCCGGCGGGCGGCTGCACACGACCTTCACCTGGCGCGAAGGCAACACCGGGGTGCTGTGCAACTCCGGCGGGCTGGCCAACCACGACACCGGTTACGCCTACAGCGACGACCGCGGCCGGACGTGGCGCAACAACGCCGGCGCGGTCGTCGGGACGACGGGCGGCACGCCGGTGTCCGTGTCCTCGCCGGGCACGGTCGTCGACCCGCTCGGCGTCGACCACGCGCTGATGAACCAGGAAAGCCAGGCCGTCGACTCCGCCGGGCAGCCGCACGCCGTGATCAGCTACGTGCCCGGCCGGTTCACCCAGTGCGTCACGAACTACGCCGCGCAGCGCAGGCAGTACGGCCGCACCTTCTTCCTCAGCCGGGCGGCCGACGGCACCTGGACCAAGCGCGAGGTGCCGGTCGCCCCGGAGTCCAGCCAGCGCACGAAACTCGTCTTCGACCGGGGCGACAACGCCTACCTCGTGATGCCGTACGGGCGGATCGTCGCGGCGACCAGGGCGAGCGGCTGGACCGACTGGAAGACCGTGTACAGCCCGGACCTGAACGCGTTCGGCGAGGTCGACGTCGACGACTCGCGGCTGGCCGCCGACGGCGTGATCTCCGTGATGTACCAGCAGACCTCGAGCGGGACGACGCCTTCGCCGATCCGGGTGGCCGACTTCCGCCTGGGCTGA
- a CDS encoding NAD(P)/FAD-dependent oxidoreductase translates to MTTPGDVLVVGASAAGLATVEALRRKGYAGRVTVLGAEAHLPYDRPPLSKQVLGGSWAPEQAQLRTPAALSALDTEFVLGDPAVRLDAAARTVHTAAGRALAADAVVLATGLRPRTLPGQDGLGGVHVLRTLDDALALRAELTPDRRVVVVGDGVLGAEIAATVCAAGVPVTLAGPQPAPLAYQFGPLAAGLLAELHASRGVDLRLGSAVTGLAAEDGRVTGVCLATGEVLPANVVVVAFGAAPATEWLAGSGVLCDNGVVCDSRCRAADGIYAAGDVARWHHEGLDALLRLENRTNATEQAVAVAGNILDEDRPYTPVPYFWTNQFDARIHVHGTLSADAEVSIVEGDPREGRFVAQYRRGGAVTGVLGWNMPKQARLRRQDIAGAVLAGRP, encoded by the coding sequence GTGACCACTCCCGGCGACGTCCTGGTCGTCGGCGCCTCGGCCGCCGGGCTCGCGACCGTGGAAGCCCTGCGCCGCAAGGGCTACGCGGGCCGGGTGACCGTGCTGGGCGCCGAGGCGCACCTGCCCTACGACCGGCCGCCGCTGTCCAAGCAGGTGCTCGGCGGCAGCTGGGCACCCGAGCAGGCGCAGCTGCGGACGCCCGCGGCACTGTCCGCTTTGGACACCGAGTTCGTGCTCGGCGACCCGGCGGTGCGGCTGGACGCGGCCGCGCGGACCGTGCACACGGCGGCCGGGCGGGCCCTGGCCGCGGACGCCGTCGTGCTCGCCACCGGGTTGCGGCCGCGCACCCTGCCCGGGCAGGACGGCCTCGGCGGCGTCCACGTGCTGCGCACCCTCGACGACGCGCTGGCCCTGCGTGCGGAGCTCACGCCGGACAGGCGGGTGGTCGTGGTCGGGGACGGCGTGCTCGGCGCGGAGATCGCCGCGACCGTGTGCGCGGCGGGCGTGCCGGTCACCCTGGCCGGTCCCCAGCCCGCGCCGCTGGCCTACCAGTTCGGGCCACTGGCCGCCGGGCTGCTCGCCGAACTGCACGCGAGCCGGGGTGTCGACCTGCGGCTCGGCTCCGCGGTCACCGGGCTCGCCGCGGAGGACGGCCGCGTCACCGGGGTGTGCCTGGCGACCGGCGAGGTGCTGCCGGCCAACGTCGTCGTGGTCGCCTTCGGCGCTGCCCCGGCGACCGAGTGGCTCGCGGGCAGCGGGGTGCTGTGCGACAACGGCGTCGTCTGCGACTCCCGCTGCCGCGCGGCGGACGGGATCTACGCGGCGGGCGACGTCGCCCGCTGGCACCACGAAGGCCTCGACGCGCTGCTGCGGCTGGAAAACCGGACCAACGCCACCGAGCAGGCGGTCGCCGTCGCGGGGAACATCCTCGACGAGGACCGCCCGTACACGCCGGTGCCGTACTTCTGGACCAACCAGTTCGACGCCCGGATCCACGTGCACGGAACGCTGTCCGCCGACGCTGAGGTGTCCATTGTGGAGGGCGACCCGCGTGAGGGCCGGTTCGTGGCGCAGTACCGCCGCGGGGGTGCCGTCACCGGCGTGCTCGGCTGGAACATGCCCAAGCAGGCCCGGCTGCGCCGCCAGGACATCGCCGGAGCTGTCCTCGCCGGGCGGCCCTAG
- a CDS encoding LLM class flavin-dependent oxidoreductase yields the protein MSFGIMTAPQQVGYDEILRVWREADKVPEIEHAWLFDHLMPIAGDPSGPIFEGWTLLSALAAQTARMRVGLLVTSNRFRPPAMLAKMATTVDIISGGRLDFGIGAGSRPSHPLARREYDAHGLPYHDQADAVAALAEACTVIRRLWTSDSPFDFSGKHVSLTGAYGNPHPLQSPHPPIVIGGRASATLRVAAKHANIWNIPGAGDIADLAARSRALDGYCTEIGRDPAQITRSIFLPVSYEHPAKTREKIAEARDAGFGHFVLGLADPYPQGAAQWVADEVIRPAGA from the coding sequence ATGAGCTTCGGCATCATGACCGCGCCACAGCAGGTGGGCTACGACGAGATCCTGCGCGTCTGGCGCGAAGCGGACAAGGTCCCGGAGATCGAGCACGCGTGGTTGTTCGACCACCTGATGCCGATAGCGGGCGACCCGTCAGGCCCGATCTTCGAGGGCTGGACACTGCTTTCGGCCCTGGCGGCCCAGACGGCACGGATGCGAGTCGGCCTCTTGGTCACCAGCAACCGCTTCCGCCCCCCGGCAATGCTGGCAAAGATGGCAACAACGGTCGACATCATCTCGGGCGGCCGCCTGGACTTCGGCATCGGCGCAGGCTCCCGGCCAAGCCACCCCCTGGCCCGGCGAGAGTACGACGCACACGGCCTGCCGTACCACGACCAGGCCGACGCGGTAGCGGCACTGGCGGAGGCATGCACGGTGATCCGTCGCTTGTGGACATCCGACTCACCGTTCGACTTCTCAGGCAAGCACGTTTCGTTGACCGGAGCGTACGGAAACCCCCACCCACTGCAGAGCCCCCACCCACCCATAGTGATAGGCGGCCGAGCAAGCGCAACATTGCGAGTAGCGGCCAAGCACGCAAACATATGGAACATCCCAGGCGCCGGCGACATAGCAGACCTGGCAGCCAGAAGCCGCGCCCTGGACGGCTATTGCACGGAGATCGGCCGCGACCCGGCCCAGATAACGCGATCGATCTTCCTCCCGGTGAGCTACGAGCACCCGGCGAAAACACGGGAGAAGATAGCGGAGGCACGCGACGCGGGCTTCGGACATTTCGTGCTGGGGTTGGCGGACCCGTATCCACAGGGGGCGGCACAGTGGGTGGCGGACGAGGTGATCCGCCCCGCGGGAGCTTGA
- a CDS encoding MarR family winged helix-turn-helix transcriptional regulator yields MNEDDDLGALCAGAGRSLAEAERPVLARYGLSMWQYVVLSALAAGAAPSQLVLAQQIRYDKTRLIALLDALEAEGLVVRAPDPADRRARVVRLTPEGIERHAAVRSAIREVEDAKLAGLPPETRRVLRSALAHLANSG; encoded by the coding sequence GTGAACGAGGACGACGATCTCGGAGCCCTCTGCGCCGGGGCGGGCCGCAGCCTGGCCGAAGCCGAGCGCCCGGTGCTGGCGAGGTACGGGCTCTCGATGTGGCAGTACGTCGTGCTGTCGGCACTGGCCGCGGGGGCGGCGCCGAGCCAGCTGGTGCTGGCCCAGCAGATCCGCTACGACAAGACCCGGTTGATCGCCTTGCTGGACGCTTTGGAGGCGGAGGGCCTGGTGGTCCGCGCGCCGGACCCGGCCGACCGCCGTGCGCGAGTGGTCCGGTTGACACCGGAGGGCATCGAGCGGCACGCGGCGGTGCGATCGGCGATCCGCGAGGTGGAGGACGCGAAGCTGGCGGGTCTGCCGCCGGAGACTCGCCGGGTACTGCGGTCGGCCTTGGCGCACCTGGCCAACTCGGGTTGA
- a CDS encoding pyridoxamine 5'-phosphate oxidase family protein: MTAWREFEAAEPEFAARVRALFDAHKHKTIATLRADGSPRISGIETVFEDGELAFGSMPNARKGADLRRDPRFALHSATVDPVEGAEAQWPGEAKIAGRARTEDGERFVADVAEVVHTHLNAAATLLVVEWWTPGGGLRKVERE; encoded by the coding sequence ATGACGGCGTGGCGGGAGTTCGAAGCGGCGGAACCGGAGTTCGCGGCACGGGTGCGCGCGTTGTTCGACGCGCACAAGCACAAGACGATCGCGACCCTGCGGGCGGACGGCTCGCCGCGGATCTCGGGGATCGAAACGGTCTTCGAGGACGGCGAGCTCGCCTTCGGGTCGATGCCGAACGCGCGCAAGGGCGCGGACCTGCGGCGGGACCCGCGGTTCGCGCTGCACAGCGCGACGGTCGACCCGGTCGAGGGCGCCGAGGCGCAGTGGCCGGGGGAGGCGAAGATCGCCGGGCGGGCGCGTACCGAAGACGGCGAGCGGTTCGTGGCCGACGTCGCCGAGGTTGTGCACACCCACCTGAACGCGGCCGCGACGCTGCTCGTCGTCGAGTGGTGGACGCCCGGCGGCGGCCTGCGCAAGGTCGAGCGCGAATAA
- a CDS encoding TetR/AcrR family transcriptional regulator, producing the protein MSKPKRADARRNEKALLDAAAAVFVASGVDAPVRDIAAKAGVGMGTIYRHFPTRADLIIAVFRHQVDACVEAGPALLASSPTPYAALVRWIDLFVDFLVTKHGLAGVLQADNTGFEALHAYFLDRLVPACGELLDAAIAAGEVRAEVAPLNLMRGVGNLCVGADDPSYDARGMVKLLAAGLRCGTMDA; encoded by the coding sequence GTGAGCAAGCCCAAGCGCGCGGATGCCCGGCGCAACGAGAAGGCGTTGCTCGACGCGGCCGCGGCGGTCTTCGTCGCCTCGGGCGTCGACGCGCCGGTGCGTGACATCGCGGCCAAGGCCGGCGTCGGGATGGGCACCATCTACCGGCACTTCCCGACCCGGGCGGACCTGATCATCGCCGTCTTCCGGCACCAGGTGGACGCCTGCGTCGAGGCGGGCCCGGCCCTGCTGGCGTCGAGCCCGACCCCGTACGCGGCGCTGGTGCGGTGGATTGACCTGTTCGTCGACTTCCTGGTGACCAAGCACGGGCTCGCCGGCGTGCTCCAGGCCGACAACACCGGTTTCGAGGCGCTGCACGCGTACTTCCTGGACCGGCTGGTGCCGGCGTGCGGCGAACTGCTCGACGCGGCGATCGCCGCCGGCGAGGTCCGGGCCGAGGTGGCGCCCCTGAACCTCATGCGCGGGGTCGGCAACCTCTGCGTCGGCGCGGACGACCCCAGCTACGACGCGCGGGGGATGGTGAAGCTGCTCGCGGCCGGGCTGCGGTGCGGGACCATGGACGCATGA